The Chlorocebus sabaeus isolate Y175 chromosome 16, mChlSab1.0.hap1, whole genome shotgun sequence genome window below encodes:
- the NDEL1 gene encoding nuclear distribution protein nudE-like 1 isoform X2: MDGEDIPDFSSLKEETAYWKELSLKYKQSFQEARDELVEFQEGSRELEAELEAQLVQAEQRNRDLQADNQRLKYEVEALKEKLEHQYAQSYKQVSVLEDDLSQARAIKEQLHKYVRELEQANDDLERAKRATIVSLEDFEQRLNQAIERNAFLESELDEKESLLVSVQRLKDEARDLRQELAVRERQQEVTRKSAPSSPTLDCEKMDSAVQASLSLPATPVGKGTENTFPSPKAIPNGFGTSPLTPSARISALNIVGDLLRKVGALESKLAACRNFAKDQASRKSYISGNVNCGVLNGNGTKFSRSGHTSFFDKGQEKVIFPTLFMGQ; encoded by the exons ATGGATGGTGAAGATATACCAGATTTTTCAAGTTTAAAGGAGGAAACTGCTTATTGGAAGGAACTTTCCTTGAAGTATAAGCAAAG CTTCCAGGAAGCTCGGGATGAGCTAGTTGAATTCCAGGAAGGAAGCAGAGAATTAGAAGCAGAGTTGGAGGCACAATTAGTACAGGCTGAACAAAGAAATAGAGACTTGCAGGCTGATAACCAAAGACTGAAATATGAAGTGGAGGCATTAAAG GAGAAGCTAGAGCATCAATATGCACAGAGCTATAAGCAGGTCTCAGTGTTAGAAGATGATTTAAGTCAGGCTCGGGCCATTAAGGAGCAGTTGCATAAGTATGTGAGAGAGCTGGAGCAGGCCAACGACGACCTGGAGCGAGCCAAAAG ggcAACAATAGTTTCACTGGAAGACTTTGAACAAAGGCTAAATCAGGCCATTGAACGAAATGCATTTTTAGAAAGTGAACTTGATGAAAAGGAATCTTTGTTGGTCTCTGTACAGAGGTTAAAGGATGAAGCAAGAG ATTTAAGGCAAGAACTAGCAGTTCGGGAAAGACAACAGGAAGTAACTAGAAAGTCGGCTCCTAGCTCTCCAACTCTGGACTGTGAAAAGATGGACTCCGCCGTCCAAGCATCACTCTCTTTGCCAGCTACCCCTGTTGGCAAAGGAACGGAGAACACTTTTCCATCACCGAAAG ctATACCAAACGGTTTTGGTACCAGTCCACTAACTCCCTCTGCTAGGATATCAGCACTAAACATCGTGGGGGATCTCTTACGGAAAGTAGGG gctTTAGAATCCAAATTAGCAGCTTGCAGGAATTTTGCAAAGGACCAAGCATCACGAAAATCCTATATTTCAGGGAATGTTAACTGTGGGGTGCTGAATGGCAATGGCACAAAGTTCTCTCGATCAGGGCATACATCTTTCTTTGACAAAGG gcaagaaaaagtcATATTTCCCACGTTATTCATGG
- the NDEL1 gene encoding nuclear distribution protein nudE-like 1 isoform X1, with the protein MDGEDIPDFSSLKEETAYWKELSLKYKQSFQEARDELVEFQEGSRELEAELEAQLVQAEQRNRDLQADNQRLKYEVEALKEKLEHQYAQSYKQVSVLEDDLSQARAIKEQLHKYVRELEQANDDLERAKRATIVSLEDFEQRLNQAIERNAFLESELDEKESLLVSVQRLKDEARDLRQELAVRERQQEVTRKSAPSSPTLDCEKMDSAVQASLSLPATPVGKGTENTFPSPKAIPNGFGTSPLTPSARISALNIVGDLLRKVGALESKLAACRNFAKDQASRKSYISGNVNCGVLNGNGTKFSRSGHTSFFDKGAVNGFDPAPPPPGLGSSRPSSAPGMLPLSV; encoded by the exons ATGGATGGTGAAGATATACCAGATTTTTCAAGTTTAAAGGAGGAAACTGCTTATTGGAAGGAACTTTCCTTGAAGTATAAGCAAAG CTTCCAGGAAGCTCGGGATGAGCTAGTTGAATTCCAGGAAGGAAGCAGAGAATTAGAAGCAGAGTTGGAGGCACAATTAGTACAGGCTGAACAAAGAAATAGAGACTTGCAGGCTGATAACCAAAGACTGAAATATGAAGTGGAGGCATTAAAG GAGAAGCTAGAGCATCAATATGCACAGAGCTATAAGCAGGTCTCAGTGTTAGAAGATGATTTAAGTCAGGCTCGGGCCATTAAGGAGCAGTTGCATAAGTATGTGAGAGAGCTGGAGCAGGCCAACGACGACCTGGAGCGAGCCAAAAG ggcAACAATAGTTTCACTGGAAGACTTTGAACAAAGGCTAAATCAGGCCATTGAACGAAATGCATTTTTAGAAAGTGAACTTGATGAAAAGGAATCTTTGTTGGTCTCTGTACAGAGGTTAAAGGATGAAGCAAGAG ATTTAAGGCAAGAACTAGCAGTTCGGGAAAGACAACAGGAAGTAACTAGAAAGTCGGCTCCTAGCTCTCCAACTCTGGACTGTGAAAAGATGGACTCCGCCGTCCAAGCATCACTCTCTTTGCCAGCTACCCCTGTTGGCAAAGGAACGGAGAACACTTTTCCATCACCGAAAG ctATACCAAACGGTTTTGGTACCAGTCCACTAACTCCCTCTGCTAGGATATCAGCACTAAACATCGTGGGGGATCTCTTACGGAAAGTAGGG gctTTAGAATCCAAATTAGCAGCTTGCAGGAATTTTGCAAAGGACCAAGCATCACGAAAATCCTATATTTCAGGGAATGTTAACTGTGGGGTGCTGAATGGCAATGGCACAAAGTTCTCTCGATCAGGGCATACATCTTTCTTTGACAAAGG